In Oryza sativa Japonica Group chromosome 2, ASM3414082v1, the following are encoded in one genomic region:
- the LOC4330633 gene encoding mediator of RNA polymerase II transcription subunit 23 isoform X2: MDGAHGQRQPMSPAISASAVLPQQRQMQLHHHHHHPARSSIADLFTLYLGMNSKQRVEDPTRETSNKLQKRVTAMNRDLPPRDEQFISDFEQLHMQFPDQEQLQAVTESVLISFVLQCSSHAPQSEFLLFATRCLCARGHLRWDSLLPSLLNVVSSVEVPMGQGVSVTTGGPATSSSSAIAVPNAPSFHPSNPTSPLSAMNTIGSPTQSGIDQPIGANVSPIKGAEFSSPGQLGLTARGDQSRRGAEISYLHHLSCRIILAGLESDLKPATHAVIFQHMVNWLVNWDQRPHGVDQADALQLQTLRLERPLHEWMHLCLDVIWILVNEDKCRVPFYELVRSNLQFLENIPDDEALVSIIMEIHRRRDMVCMHMQMLDQHLHCPTFATHRFLSQSYPSIAGESVANLRYSPITYPSVLGEPLHGEDLANSIPKGGLDWERALRCLRHALRTTPSPDWWRRVLLVAPCYRQHPQQSSTPGAVFSPDMIGEAVADRTIELLRLTNSETQCWQDWLLFADIFFFLMKSGCIDFLDFVDKLASRVTNSDQQILRSNHVTWLLAQIIRIEIVMNTLSSDPRKVETTRKIISFHKEDKSLDPNNISPQSILLDFISSSQTLRIWSFNTSIREHLNSDQLQKGKQIDEWWRQMTKASGERMIDFTSLDERAMGMFWVLSFTMAQPACEAVMNWFTSVGVADLIQGPNLQPNERMTMMRETYPLSMSLLSGLSINLCLKLAFQLEETIFLGQTLTQRSPSILSKSGVSLLLLEILNYRLLPLYRYHGKSKALMYDVTKIISMIKVKRGEHRLFRLAENLCMNLILSLRDFFLVKKELKGPTEFTETLNRITIISLAITMKTRGIAEVEHIIHLQPLLEQIMATSQHTWSEKTLRYFPPLIRDFLMGRMDKRGQAIQAWQQAETTVINQCNQLLSPSAEPTYVMTYLSHSFPQHRQYLCAGAWMLMNGHLEINSANLARVLREFSPEEVTANIYTMVDVLLHHIQLELQRGHQIQDLLSKAITNLAFFIWTHELLPLDILLLALIDRDDDPYALRLVINLLERPELQQRIKAFCTSRSPEHWLKNQPPKRVELQKALGNHLSGKERYPPFFDDIAARLLLVIPLIIYRLIENDATDIADRVLAVYSTFLAFHPLRFTFVRDILAYFYGHLPSKLIVRILNVLGVSTKTPFSESFAQYLASSNSSICPPPEYFANLLFGLVNNVIPPLSCKSKSNPSDAAGSTARTTYNKPYTSSAGGISNSDGQRAFYQNQDPGSYTQLVLETAAIEILSLCVPASQIVSSLVQIIAHVQAMLIQSNSGHGMSGGLGQNSGVPTSSGGGVEPVGANRPNTTASGINASNFVSRSGYSCQQLSVLMIQACGLLLAQLPPEFHTLLYAEAARIIKDCWWLADSSRPVKELDSAVGYALLDPTWASQDNTSTAIGNIVALLHSFFSNLPHEWLESTHTVIKHLRPVNSVAMLRIAFRILGPLLPRLAFARPLFMKTLALLFNVLGDVFGKNSQASPPVEASEIADIIDFLHHAVMYEGQGGPVQSTSKPKLEILTLCGKVMEILRPDVQHLLSHLKTDPNSSVYAATHPKLVQNPS, translated from the exons ATGGACGGGGCGCACGGGCAGAGGCAGCCGATGTCTCCGGCGATCTCTGCTTCGGCGGTGCTCCCGCAGCAGCGGCAGATgcagctccaccaccaccaccaccacccggcgCGGTCGTCCATCGCCGATCTCTTCACCCTATACCTCGGC ATGAACTCGAAGCAGCGGGTCGAGGATCCAACTAGGGAGACCTC GAACAAGTTGCAGAAGAGAGTAACTGCTATGAACAGAGATCTGCCTCCCCGAGATGAGCAATTCATTTCGGATTTTGAGCAGTTGCACATGCAGTTCCCA GACCAAGAGCAGCTGCAGGCAGTTACGGAATCAGTTCTCATCTCATTTGTCCTGCAGTGTAGTAGCCACGCCCCACAATCTGAGTTCTTGCTCTTTGCCACACGTTGCCTGTGTGCTCGAGGCCACCTTCGATGGGACAGTCTCCTTCCTTCTCTACTTAATGTAGTTTCCTCCGTGGAGGTACCAATGGGGCAAGGGGTTTCTGTGACTACTGGTGGCCCGGCAACATCTTCTTCATCAGCTATTGCAGTGCCAAATGCCCCAAGCTTTCACCCTTCAAATCCCACATCTCCATTGTCAGCAATGAACACTATAGGATCTCCCACTCAATCTGGTATCGACCAACCCATAGGTGCAAATGTCTCACCCATTAAGGGAGCAGAATTCTCTAGCCCTGGACAGCTTGGTCTGACAGCTAGAGGTGACCAGTCTCGCAGGGGAGCAGAAATTAGTTATCTGCATCACTTATCCTGTAGAATTATTCTAGCAGGGCTGGAGTCTGATTTGAAGCCAGCCACCCATGCTGTGATATTCCAGCATATGGTAAATTGGCTTGTTAATTGGGACCAGCGACCGCATGGTGTGGACCAAGCTGATGCATTGCAATTGCAAACCTTGAGGCTTGAAAGACCTTTGCATGAATGGATGCACCTATGCTTAGATGTGATATGGATTCTAGTTAATGAAGATAAATGTCGTGTTCCATTCTACGAGCTTGTTCGCAGCAACTTGCAGTTTCTCGAAAATATTCCTGACGATGAAGCACTAGTTAGTATTATTATGGAGATCCATAGGAGGAGGGACATGGTATGTATGCACATGCAGATGTTGGATCAACACCTTCATTGCCCAACATTTGCAACTCATCGGTTCTTGTCGCAATCATACCCAAGCATAGCTGGTGAATCTGTTGCTAATTTGCGTTATTCTCCCATTACTTATCCAAGTGTATTGGGAGAGCCGCTACACGGAGAG GATCTTGCAAACTCCATTCCTAAAGGGGGTTTAGACTGGGAACGTGCTTTGCGTTGCTTGAGGCATGCACTCCGCACAACTCCGTCACCAGACTGGTGGAGGCGTGTTCTTCTTGTTGCTCCTTGTTATAGACAACATCCTCAACAATCATCAACGCCAGGAGCTGTTTTCTCACCTGATATGATCGGTGAGGCAGTTGCTGACAGGACAATTGAACTACTGAGGCTCACGAACTCAG AGACTCAGTGCTGGCAAGATTGGCTTTTATTTGCtgacatttttttctttctgatgAAAAGTGGCTGTATTGATTTTCTTGATTTCGTGGACAAGCTTGCATCTCGAGTAACAAATAGTGATCAACAGATTCTTCGCAGTAATCATGTCACTTGGTTACTCGCACAGATTATCCGCATTGAGATTGTGATGAACACCCTTAGTTCGGACCCAAGGAAG GTTGAAACTACAAGGAAGATAATTTCGTTCCACAAAGAAGACAAGAGCCTTGATCCAAATAATATCAGTCCTCAAAGTATTCTTCTTGATTTCATAAGTAGCAGCCAAACTTTGCGGATTTGGTCTTTCAACACTTCAATTAGAGAGCATTTGAACAGTGATCAGCTTCAGAAAGGCAAACAGATAGATGAGTGGTGGAGACAAATGACAAAAG CTTCTGGGGAGAGGATGATAGATTTTACGAGCTTGGATGAGCGGGCGATGGGCATGTTTTGGGTTCTCTCCTTCACCATGGCACAACCAGCATGTGAAGCAGTCATGAACTGGTTTACATCAGTAGGAGTAGCAGATTTAATTCAGGGACCCAATTTGCAGCCAAATGAAAGAATGACAATGATGCGTGAAACTTATCCACTGTCTATGTCATTGCTTTCTGGGTTGTCTATCAATCTATGTTTGAAACTTGCTTTCCAGCTTGAAGAGACCATATTTCTTGGCCAG ACATTAACACAAAGATCTCCATCTATCCTGAGCAAATCTGGTGTGTCTCTGCTCCTACTTGAGATACTGAATTACAGGCTACTTCCTCTATACAG GTATCATGGGAAAAGCAAGGCATTGATGTATGATGTTACAAAGATAATATCAATGATTAAAGTCAAACGTGGAGAGCATCGTCTTTTTAGATTAGCAGAAAATTTGTGCATGAATTTGATTCTCTCACTAAGAGACTTCTTTTTGGTGAAAAAAGAATTGAAG GGTCCAACTGAGTTTACTGAAACACTTAACCGCATAACGATAATAAGCCTTGCTATCACCATGAAGACACGTGGAATTGCTGAGGTCGAACATATAATTCATCTTCAACCATTATTAGAGCAAATTATGGCAACGAGCCAGCATACATGGTCAGAGAAGACTCTAAGATATTTTCCTCCCCTTATTCGAGATTTTTTAATGGGGAGGATGGATAAGAGAGGCCAAGCTATCCAAGCATGGCAGCAG GCTGAGACAACTGTTATTAATCAATGTAATCAGCTACTCTCACCATCTGCTGAGCCAACCTATGTTATGACATATTTAAGTCACAGTTTCCCTCAGCATCGTCAATATCTTTGTGCTGGTGCTTGGATGCTGATGAACGGACATCTAGAGATCAACAGTGCAAATCTT GCCCGTGTTTTGAGAGAGTTTTCACCCGAAGAAGTTACAGCAAATATTTATACAATGGTTGATGTTCTTCTGCATCATATCCAACTTGAGCTGCAAAGAGGGCATCAAATTCAG GACTTACTCTCTAAAGCAATTACGAATCTTGCTTTCTTTATCTGGACACATGAGTTACTTCCATTGGACATTCTTCTGTTAGCTCTTATTGATAGAGATGATGATCCTTATGCTTTACGCCTTGTG ATAAATCTCCTTGAAAGACCGGAACTTCAGCAAAGAATTAAAGCATTCTGCACTTCGCGTTCTCCAGAGCATTGGCTAAAAAATCAGCCTCCAAAAAGAGTAGAACTTCAGAAAGCCCTCGGTAACCATCTCTCAGGGAAAGAACG TTACCCCCCCTTTTTTGATGACATTGCTGCTCGTCTGCTTCTAGTCATCCCGTTGATAATTTATAGGCTTATTGAGAACGATGCCACAGATATCGCAGATAGAGTCCTTGCAGTTTATTCTACCTTTCTGGCCTTCCATCCTCTAAGGTTTACATTTGTGCGTGATATTCTTGCATATTTCTATGGTCATCTTCCATCCAAGTTAATTGTTAGGATCCTCAACGTGCTGGGTGTTAGCACTAAG ACACCTTTCTCAGAATCATTTGCCCAGTATCTAGCGTCATCAAATTCATCTATTTGTCCACCACCGGAATACTTCGCCAACCTTTTGTTTGGCCTTGTTAATAATGTCATACCTCCTTTGAGTTGCAAGTCCAAATCAAACCCATCGGATGCTGCTGGCAGTACAGCACGCACAACTTATAACAAGCCTTATACATCTTCCGCTGGAGGAATCAGTAACTCTGATGGTCAGAGGGCATTTTATCAAAATCAGGATCCTGGATCATATACACAGCTTGTTTTGGAAACAGCAGCCATTGAAATTCTCTCACTTTGTGTGCCAGCTTCTCAAATAGTATCCTCTCTAGTTCAAATAATAGCACATGTACAAGCAATGCTCATACAGTCAAATAGTGGTCATGGAATGTCAGGTGGTTTGGGCCAAAACTCTGGGGTGCCGACTTCTTCAGGTGGGGGAGTTGAACCTGTTGGTGCCAACCGACCAAACACCACAGCAAGTGGAATCAATGCATCTAACTTTGTTTCTAGAAGTGGCTATTCCTGCCAACAATTGTCTGTTCTGATGATTCAAGCTTGTGGTCTGTTGCTGGCACAACTCCCACCAGAATTCCACACACTTCTATATGCAGAAGCAGCCCGGATCATAAAAGATTGTTGGTGGCTTGCTGATAGTTCAAGGCCTGTTAAAGAGCTTGATTCTGCTGTTGGGTATGCACTGTTGGATCCTACTTGGGCTTCTCAAGACAATACATCTACAGCCATAG GTAACATCGTTGCCCTTCTTCACTCGTTTTTCAGCAATCTTCCACATGAATGGCTTGAATCTACCCATACCGTCATCAAGCATCTTCGGCCAGTCAACTCAGTTGCCATGTTAAGAATTGCTTTCCGCATATTGGGTCCCTTGTTGCCTCGTCTAGCCTTTGCTCGACCTCTGTTCATGAAG ACCTTGGCTTTGCTGTTCAATGTGTTGGGGGATGTATTTGGGAAGAATTCTCAGGCTTCACCTCCTGTGGAGGCATCGGAAATTGCTGACATAATTGACTTCTT GCACCATGCAGTCATGTATGAGGGTCAAGGAGGTCCCGTTCAGAGCACTAGCAAGCCCAAACTAGAGATATTGACGTTATGTGGGAAAGTAATGGAAATTCTGAGGCCAGATGTGCAACATCTTCTATCCCACCTGAAGACTGATCCAAACTCTTCAGTTTACGCAGCTACTCACCCCAAGTTAGTTCAAAACCCATCTTAG
- the LOC4330633 gene encoding mediator of RNA polymerase II transcription subunit 23 isoform X1 produces MDGAHGQRQPMSPAISASAVLPQQRQMQLHHHHHHPARSSIADLFTLYLGMNSKQRVEDPTRETSNKLQKRVTAMNRDLPPRDEQFISDFEQLHMQFPDQEQLQAVTESVLISFVLQCSSHAPQSEFLLFATRCLCARGHLRWDSLLPSLLNVVSSVEVPMGQGVSVTTGGPATSSSSAIAVPNAPSFHPSNPTSPLSAMNTIGSPTQSGIDQPIGANVSPIKGAEFSSPGQLGLTARGDQSRRGAEISYLHHLSCRIILAGLESDLKPATHAVIFQHMVNWLVNWDQRPHGVDQADALQLQTLRLERPLHEWMHLCLDVIWILVNEDKCRVPFYELVRSNLQFLENIPDDEALVSIIMEIHRRRDMVCMHMQMLDQHLHCPTFATHRFLSQSYPSIAGESVANLRYSPITYPSVLGEPLHGEDLANSIPKGGLDWERALRCLRHALRTTPSPDWWRRVLLVAPCYRQHPQQSSTPGAVFSPDMIGEAVADRTIELLRLTNSETQCWQDWLLFADIFFFLMKSGCIDFLDFVDKLASRVTNSDQQILRSNHVTWLLAQIIRIEIVMNTLSSDPRKVETTRKIISFHKEDKSLDPNNISPQSILLDFISSSQTLRIWSFNTSIREHLNSDQLQKGKQIDEWWRQMTKASGERMIDFTSLDERAMGMFWVLSFTMAQPACEAVMNWFTSVGVADLIQGPNLQPNERMTMMRETYPLSMSLLSGLSINLCLKLAFQLEETIFLGQNVPSIAIVETYVRLLLITPHSLFRPHFTTLTQRSPSILSKSGVSLLLLEILNYRLLPLYRYHGKSKALMYDVTKIISMIKVKRGEHRLFRLAENLCMNLILSLRDFFLVKKELKGPTEFTETLNRITIISLAITMKTRGIAEVEHIIHLQPLLEQIMATSQHTWSEKTLRYFPPLIRDFLMGRMDKRGQAIQAWQQAETTVINQCNQLLSPSAEPTYVMTYLSHSFPQHRQYLCAGAWMLMNGHLEINSANLARVLREFSPEEVTANIYTMVDVLLHHIQLELQRGHQIQDLLSKAITNLAFFIWTHELLPLDILLLALIDRDDDPYALRLVINLLERPELQQRIKAFCTSRSPEHWLKNQPPKRVELQKALGNHLSGKERYPPFFDDIAARLLLVIPLIIYRLIENDATDIADRVLAVYSTFLAFHPLRFTFVRDILAYFYGHLPSKLIVRILNVLGVSTKTPFSESFAQYLASSNSSICPPPEYFANLLFGLVNNVIPPLSCKSKSNPSDAAGSTARTTYNKPYTSSAGGISNSDGQRAFYQNQDPGSYTQLVLETAAIEILSLCVPASQIVSSLVQIIAHVQAMLIQSNSGHGMSGGLGQNSGVPTSSGGGVEPVGANRPNTTASGINASNFVSRSGYSCQQLSVLMIQACGLLLAQLPPEFHTLLYAEAARIIKDCWWLADSSRPVKELDSAVGYALLDPTWASQDNTSTAIGNIVALLHSFFSNLPHEWLESTHTVIKHLRPVNSVAMLRIAFRILGPLLPRLAFARPLFMKTLALLFNVLGDVFGKNSQASPPVEASEIADIIDFLHHAVMYEGQGGPVQSTSKPKLEILTLCGKVMEILRPDVQHLLSHLKTDPNSSVYAATHPKLVQNPS; encoded by the exons ATGGACGGGGCGCACGGGCAGAGGCAGCCGATGTCTCCGGCGATCTCTGCTTCGGCGGTGCTCCCGCAGCAGCGGCAGATgcagctccaccaccaccaccaccacccggcgCGGTCGTCCATCGCCGATCTCTTCACCCTATACCTCGGC ATGAACTCGAAGCAGCGGGTCGAGGATCCAACTAGGGAGACCTC GAACAAGTTGCAGAAGAGAGTAACTGCTATGAACAGAGATCTGCCTCCCCGAGATGAGCAATTCATTTCGGATTTTGAGCAGTTGCACATGCAGTTCCCA GACCAAGAGCAGCTGCAGGCAGTTACGGAATCAGTTCTCATCTCATTTGTCCTGCAGTGTAGTAGCCACGCCCCACAATCTGAGTTCTTGCTCTTTGCCACACGTTGCCTGTGTGCTCGAGGCCACCTTCGATGGGACAGTCTCCTTCCTTCTCTACTTAATGTAGTTTCCTCCGTGGAGGTACCAATGGGGCAAGGGGTTTCTGTGACTACTGGTGGCCCGGCAACATCTTCTTCATCAGCTATTGCAGTGCCAAATGCCCCAAGCTTTCACCCTTCAAATCCCACATCTCCATTGTCAGCAATGAACACTATAGGATCTCCCACTCAATCTGGTATCGACCAACCCATAGGTGCAAATGTCTCACCCATTAAGGGAGCAGAATTCTCTAGCCCTGGACAGCTTGGTCTGACAGCTAGAGGTGACCAGTCTCGCAGGGGAGCAGAAATTAGTTATCTGCATCACTTATCCTGTAGAATTATTCTAGCAGGGCTGGAGTCTGATTTGAAGCCAGCCACCCATGCTGTGATATTCCAGCATATGGTAAATTGGCTTGTTAATTGGGACCAGCGACCGCATGGTGTGGACCAAGCTGATGCATTGCAATTGCAAACCTTGAGGCTTGAAAGACCTTTGCATGAATGGATGCACCTATGCTTAGATGTGATATGGATTCTAGTTAATGAAGATAAATGTCGTGTTCCATTCTACGAGCTTGTTCGCAGCAACTTGCAGTTTCTCGAAAATATTCCTGACGATGAAGCACTAGTTAGTATTATTATGGAGATCCATAGGAGGAGGGACATGGTATGTATGCACATGCAGATGTTGGATCAACACCTTCATTGCCCAACATTTGCAACTCATCGGTTCTTGTCGCAATCATACCCAAGCATAGCTGGTGAATCTGTTGCTAATTTGCGTTATTCTCCCATTACTTATCCAAGTGTATTGGGAGAGCCGCTACACGGAGAG GATCTTGCAAACTCCATTCCTAAAGGGGGTTTAGACTGGGAACGTGCTTTGCGTTGCTTGAGGCATGCACTCCGCACAACTCCGTCACCAGACTGGTGGAGGCGTGTTCTTCTTGTTGCTCCTTGTTATAGACAACATCCTCAACAATCATCAACGCCAGGAGCTGTTTTCTCACCTGATATGATCGGTGAGGCAGTTGCTGACAGGACAATTGAACTACTGAGGCTCACGAACTCAG AGACTCAGTGCTGGCAAGATTGGCTTTTATTTGCtgacatttttttctttctgatgAAAAGTGGCTGTATTGATTTTCTTGATTTCGTGGACAAGCTTGCATCTCGAGTAACAAATAGTGATCAACAGATTCTTCGCAGTAATCATGTCACTTGGTTACTCGCACAGATTATCCGCATTGAGATTGTGATGAACACCCTTAGTTCGGACCCAAGGAAG GTTGAAACTACAAGGAAGATAATTTCGTTCCACAAAGAAGACAAGAGCCTTGATCCAAATAATATCAGTCCTCAAAGTATTCTTCTTGATTTCATAAGTAGCAGCCAAACTTTGCGGATTTGGTCTTTCAACACTTCAATTAGAGAGCATTTGAACAGTGATCAGCTTCAGAAAGGCAAACAGATAGATGAGTGGTGGAGACAAATGACAAAAG CTTCTGGGGAGAGGATGATAGATTTTACGAGCTTGGATGAGCGGGCGATGGGCATGTTTTGGGTTCTCTCCTTCACCATGGCACAACCAGCATGTGAAGCAGTCATGAACTGGTTTACATCAGTAGGAGTAGCAGATTTAATTCAGGGACCCAATTTGCAGCCAAATGAAAGAATGACAATGATGCGTGAAACTTATCCACTGTCTATGTCATTGCTTTCTGGGTTGTCTATCAATCTATGTTTGAAACTTGCTTTCCAGCTTGAAGAGACCATATTTCTTGGCCAG AATGTTCCTAGCATTGCTATAGTGGAAACCTATGTTAGACTGCTGCTTATAACCCCTCATTCATTGTTCCGCCCGCATTTTACG ACATTAACACAAAGATCTCCATCTATCCTGAGCAAATCTGGTGTGTCTCTGCTCCTACTTGAGATACTGAATTACAGGCTACTTCCTCTATACAG GTATCATGGGAAAAGCAAGGCATTGATGTATGATGTTACAAAGATAATATCAATGATTAAAGTCAAACGTGGAGAGCATCGTCTTTTTAGATTAGCAGAAAATTTGTGCATGAATTTGATTCTCTCACTAAGAGACTTCTTTTTGGTGAAAAAAGAATTGAAG GGTCCAACTGAGTTTACTGAAACACTTAACCGCATAACGATAATAAGCCTTGCTATCACCATGAAGACACGTGGAATTGCTGAGGTCGAACATATAATTCATCTTCAACCATTATTAGAGCAAATTATGGCAACGAGCCAGCATACATGGTCAGAGAAGACTCTAAGATATTTTCCTCCCCTTATTCGAGATTTTTTAATGGGGAGGATGGATAAGAGAGGCCAAGCTATCCAAGCATGGCAGCAG GCTGAGACAACTGTTATTAATCAATGTAATCAGCTACTCTCACCATCTGCTGAGCCAACCTATGTTATGACATATTTAAGTCACAGTTTCCCTCAGCATCGTCAATATCTTTGTGCTGGTGCTTGGATGCTGATGAACGGACATCTAGAGATCAACAGTGCAAATCTT GCCCGTGTTTTGAGAGAGTTTTCACCCGAAGAAGTTACAGCAAATATTTATACAATGGTTGATGTTCTTCTGCATCATATCCAACTTGAGCTGCAAAGAGGGCATCAAATTCAG GACTTACTCTCTAAAGCAATTACGAATCTTGCTTTCTTTATCTGGACACATGAGTTACTTCCATTGGACATTCTTCTGTTAGCTCTTATTGATAGAGATGATGATCCTTATGCTTTACGCCTTGTG ATAAATCTCCTTGAAAGACCGGAACTTCAGCAAAGAATTAAAGCATTCTGCACTTCGCGTTCTCCAGAGCATTGGCTAAAAAATCAGCCTCCAAAAAGAGTAGAACTTCAGAAAGCCCTCGGTAACCATCTCTCAGGGAAAGAACG TTACCCCCCCTTTTTTGATGACATTGCTGCTCGTCTGCTTCTAGTCATCCCGTTGATAATTTATAGGCTTATTGAGAACGATGCCACAGATATCGCAGATAGAGTCCTTGCAGTTTATTCTACCTTTCTGGCCTTCCATCCTCTAAGGTTTACATTTGTGCGTGATATTCTTGCATATTTCTATGGTCATCTTCCATCCAAGTTAATTGTTAGGATCCTCAACGTGCTGGGTGTTAGCACTAAG ACACCTTTCTCAGAATCATTTGCCCAGTATCTAGCGTCATCAAATTCATCTATTTGTCCACCACCGGAATACTTCGCCAACCTTTTGTTTGGCCTTGTTAATAATGTCATACCTCCTTTGAGTTGCAAGTCCAAATCAAACCCATCGGATGCTGCTGGCAGTACAGCACGCACAACTTATAACAAGCCTTATACATCTTCCGCTGGAGGAATCAGTAACTCTGATGGTCAGAGGGCATTTTATCAAAATCAGGATCCTGGATCATATACACAGCTTGTTTTGGAAACAGCAGCCATTGAAATTCTCTCACTTTGTGTGCCAGCTTCTCAAATAGTATCCTCTCTAGTTCAAATAATAGCACATGTACAAGCAATGCTCATACAGTCAAATAGTGGTCATGGAATGTCAGGTGGTTTGGGCCAAAACTCTGGGGTGCCGACTTCTTCAGGTGGGGGAGTTGAACCTGTTGGTGCCAACCGACCAAACACCACAGCAAGTGGAATCAATGCATCTAACTTTGTTTCTAGAAGTGGCTATTCCTGCCAACAATTGTCTGTTCTGATGATTCAAGCTTGTGGTCTGTTGCTGGCACAACTCCCACCAGAATTCCACACACTTCTATATGCAGAAGCAGCCCGGATCATAAAAGATTGTTGGTGGCTTGCTGATAGTTCAAGGCCTGTTAAAGAGCTTGATTCTGCTGTTGGGTATGCACTGTTGGATCCTACTTGGGCTTCTCAAGACAATACATCTACAGCCATAG GTAACATCGTTGCCCTTCTTCACTCGTTTTTCAGCAATCTTCCACATGAATGGCTTGAATCTACCCATACCGTCATCAAGCATCTTCGGCCAGTCAACTCAGTTGCCATGTTAAGAATTGCTTTCCGCATATTGGGTCCCTTGTTGCCTCGTCTAGCCTTTGCTCGACCTCTGTTCATGAAG ACCTTGGCTTTGCTGTTCAATGTGTTGGGGGATGTATTTGGGAAGAATTCTCAGGCTTCACCTCCTGTGGAGGCATCGGAAATTGCTGACATAATTGACTTCTT GCACCATGCAGTCATGTATGAGGGTCAAGGAGGTCCCGTTCAGAGCACTAGCAAGCCCAAACTAGAGATATTGACGTTATGTGGGAAAGTAATGGAAATTCTGAGGCCAGATGTGCAACATCTTCTATCCCACCTGAAGACTGATCCAAACTCTTCAGTTTACGCAGCTACTCACCCCAAGTTAGTTCAAAACCCATCTTAG
- the LOC4330634 gene encoding GDSL esterase/lipase At5g37690, which yields MAAQALAAVVAIAVLAQSAAAAAAPPPAKGPVTYVFGDSMSDVGNNNYFPLSLAKSNYPWYGIDYPNGVATGRFTNGRTIGDYMADKFGVPSPPPFLSLSMVYDDVLGGVNFASGGAGILNETGVYFVQYFSFDQQISCFEMVKKAMIAKIGKEAAEVAVNAALFQIGLGSNDYINNFLQPFMADGQTYTHDTFIRLLITTLDRQLKRLYGLGARKVVFNSLPPLGCIPSQRVHSGNGKCLDHVNGYAVEFNAAAKKLLDGMNAKLPGARMALADCYSVVMELIVHPEKHGFTTAHTSCCNVDTTVGGLCLPNSRPCSDRKAFVFWDAYHTSDAANRVIADLLWDAMPSAGSGGAATTPLAASPAPSPSRAP from the exons ATGGCAGCTCAagctctcgccgccgtcgtggccaTTGCCGTGCTCGCCcaatcagccgccgccgccgcggcgccgccaccggccaaAGGCCCGGTGACATACGTGTTCGGCGACTCGATGTCGGACGTGGGGAACAACAACTACTTCCCGCTCTCCCTCGCCAAGTCCAACTACCCCTGGTACGGCATCGACTACCCCAACGGCGTCGCCACCGGGAGGTTCACCAATGGAAGAACCATCGGAGACTACATGG CTGACAAGTTCGGCgtcccgtccccgccgccgttcctgtCGCTGTCAATGGTCTACGACGACGTCCTCGGCGGCGTCAACTTCGcgtccggcggcgccggcattcTGAACGAGACGGGCGTCTACTTT GTTCAGTACTTCTCATTCGACCAGCAGATATCGTGCTTCGAGATGGTCAAGAAGGCGATGATCGCCAAGATCGGCAAGGAGGCCGCCGAGGTTGCCGTCAATGCGGCGCTGTTCCAAATTGGACTTG GGAGCAACGACTACATCAACAACTTCTTGCAGCCGTTCATGGCGGACGGCCAGACGTACACGCACGACACGTTCATCCGCCTCCTCATCACCACTCTGGACCGGCAACTAAAG AGGCTGTACGGGCTCGGCGCGAGGAAGGTGGTGTTCAactcgctgccgccgctgggCTGCATCCCGTCGCAGCGCGTCCACTCCGGCAACGGCAAGTGCCTGGACCACGTGAACGGCTACGCCGTGGAGTTCAACGCGGCCGCCAAGAAGCTGCTCGACGGCATGAACGCCAAGCTGCCCGGCGCGCGGATGGCGCTCGCCGACTGCTACTCCGTCGTCATGGAGCTCATCGTCCACCCCGAAAAACACG ggTTCACGACGGCGCACACGTCGTGCTGCAACGTGGACACGACGGTGGGGGGCCTGTGCCTGCCGAACTCGCGGCCCTGCAGCGACCGCAAGGCGTTCGTCTTCTGGGACGCGTACCACACCTCCGACGCCGCCAACCGGGTCATCGCCGACCTCCTCTGGGACGCCATGCCGAGCGCCGGGAGCgggggcgccgccaccacccctctcgccgcgtcgccggcgccgtcgccgtctcggGCGCCTTAG